One segment of Castanea sativa cultivar Marrone di Chiusa Pesio chromosome 3, ASM4071231v1 DNA contains the following:
- the LOC142628003 gene encoding NADH dehydrogenase [ubiquinone] 1 beta subcomplex subunit 7 — translation MEVEGSSKKMIATQAEMVEAKVPIPYRDQCAHLLIPLNKCRQAELYLPWKCETERHIYEKCEYELVMERMIKMQKIREQEASSKSGKKSPIPLIPNTANAS, via the coding sequence ATGGAAGTGGAGGGGTCATCGAAGAAGATGATAGCAACACAGGCTGAGATGGTGGAGGCTAAGGTCCCCATTCCTTACAGAGACCAGTGTGCCCACTTGCTGATTCCTCTCAACAAGTGCAGGCAAGCCGAGTTGTACCTCCCATGGAAATGCGAGACTGAGCGCCACATCTATGAGAAGTGCGAGTACGAGCTCGTCATGGAGCGAATGATCAAGATGCAGAAGATCCGTGAACAAGAGGCCAGCTCGAAGAGCGGCAAGAAGAGCCCCATTCCTCTCATTCCCAACACTGCCAATGCTTCTTAG